The Daphnia pulex isolate KAP4 chromosome 7, ASM2113471v1 genome includes the window GAAACGTACTGATTGCACTGTGGTGCATTAAAGTTATACTTCAGCAGAAAAATGTTCgttagaagaagaatttaGGCCTACAAGCTCTTCACCACCCCCAAACTGAGTTTCGTCTTCCGTATATTCATTGTGTTCTGTAACAttgacaaatgaaattttttatttcagttatAACATTTAGCTAGTAATATGCAAGCTTACGGTGCATTCCTTTAAGTTTCCAGTTGAAAGCCGTCGATCTTGGAACATCCCTCACTACTCCGTCGATAGATCTTTTTCGCCAAAGACGATACGGCCCTCGAGgttgatttttattcatttttcacgACACAAATCGTTCACTTTAATTATGTTATTCGTTCGAGTTATAATAAATTTTCACGCCACGAGTTTAAAGGAGCAGACGATAGAAAACCGAATACACAAAACATGCTCATGGCTCTGATGCCATATATCACATGCGTATAACCTAAGATAAGCAATAAATTCTGGTGTTTCCATGTAAATGCTGAAATTTCTAACgatactataaaaaaaattttttttaatcaaacgaagctgaaaattgaaattattggcCGAAACATTTGATAATGTCACCGCACCGCCACCACTGTAAGCTTCCGTCCACGAAAGGAAGTCTCAAATAAACGCCCCTTAATAGTGAAACAACATGCAATTTTTCCATCTTACGTGTATTTTGTGATTAAAAAAGCGTTTCGGCGAAATTCAGGATAAATTATGCCACAGTTTggtgaaataaagaaatttatcTTGTTTTTGTACAAGGGACAAAAAACAGATATCTTGCTGGtgggccaaaaggaaatgttttgtGATCCTTACGAAAACGAaacattcatttcttttgaagatTCTGATTTAAACATAAATTGGAAGGGGGTGGCTAAACGTGGTAAAGGCAATATTCCACCgggagaaatgaaaatcagaGTTCTTCTAAGCAACGGTATtctataatttttcaaaagccgTGCTAAACGTTTTGTGCTAAACTTATTTCTCTTACAGACAGTAAAGAATACTTGGAAAGTATTTCTCAATTGTTCAACACAAAGAAAATGTCCCTTGATGCAATTGTAAAGTTGCACACGGAAAATGATTACCAGATAATGTCAACAAATACAAAGATAGAAAAGGATGAGGCAACCAATTGTGAAGATGCTAACGTTGAGGGACAATGTGGAGAAAGCGACGATGACAAAGATGCCAAAGATAACGGTGACATGGACGAAGAGGATGATCCTAGGGAGCTGGTTACGACAGACAAGAATCAAAATGTACTCCCAATTAACCAACGCAGCGCTGTGCGCAAGAGACAGGCGCCATCCAGACTTAATCTTGAAGCAACACAAATTAATGTTTATGAGGATTTGACAACAAGTAAAAAAGCTAAGCCAAGTAGTAAACAACAGAAGGAAATTATGAGCATAGCCCACAAGACAGCTTCTGATCGCATACTATCTCTTGTAATTAAGTTACATTCTATActgtttaaaatttacctaTGTTAATAATATTCATTTACTTAGGACCAATTAAATGACTCCTTTGATGATGCAACAACTGAAAATGACGTAAAAGGGCATAGTTCACCGCAAGGGAAGGACATGTTGGATTCAACCTTGGCAAAAATACTGGTAactaaattacattttaaaaaaggcaagtTACAAAACATAAGAACATTATTATACTTAGGTTGAATGCACCAACACTCCTTTGGGCAAGCAAAGCCCTGTTTCAGTGGGACGGAAAGACAACAGTTTAAAAAGAGCTGATTGTGGCAGCAGTTGCtgtcaagaaaaagatgctATTATTGGCGAACTCAAgttggaaatcaaatttcaaaaaggtaTGCACATATTAAACACTATCATCTGTAAACGTTCACTATGTAATATTCCAAACTTTTCAGATCTCAATAAGACGTTATCAATGCAGACGACTGTTTTGACTGACGTGAGGAAATTGTTATTGAAGTTCAGTAGCCAGCAACTAATATCTACACCTAGCCAGCAACTAGCTCCACCTAGTACGTCTAACAGCggcaactttttaaattatgccAACCAGTCAAGCACATCAGGCGATTTGACGGGCCATCCGAAATTTGTTGGGGGAAACTGTGCTCAGATGCCAAACTCAGAAATGTCAGATAAGATGGGCAGCGACTCATTGGGAGATACGTTATCCACGATCGAGGATGAAAGTGATGGCCAACTTTACGATCACGTAAGTTTAAAGACCTCTCTAATGCACCAATATGATACTCATTCTAAATGCCGTTATTTTTGCAGAAAAGTTTTCCGATACCTGAAACTGTAATGCGTAGGCTGATGAAGGGTCCCGTCACCCACTTTGTTTCGCACTTGATGGACAAGTTGTACACGGATCAGTACCTAGCGACCCATAAAATGACCGATATGGGAGGTAGCGGCGTGGGAAGCAAAAGACTTGCCATGAACAAACATGAGCTTCAACATATAATTGGTGACTGGCAGTTATTGGGATATTTTAGCACTTAGCTaacatccttttttttgtatattttaaaaatcaatgttCTTTTCCTTGCAGATAGAGTTCTAGATTGCGGATTGGTTAACCTGGATGGGTCTttagtaaatgaaaaaatggtaaaaaatgCAATCTCTCGCAAATTCAATAATTCTCGTGCTAAGTAGACGACAttgtatttttccttttcactaTTTCACTATGACTCTTCCGTCAACGTGCTGTTTGTTGTATTTTATGAGTAAAATACAATTAACtgagctatatatatattgtaccAAGCTTTCTTTTACTGCATTTATACTACAAATTTACCAGAGTGTTACTATTGTAAAATTACATATTtactaatattttattagctTTATATTGCAGTATTATTGTGCTACACGCACTATATATTTACGGTATTCTCACACTATTACTGCGGAATTACTGTtataatattttacatttactGCATTTCATTATAAGTTTACTAGGGTTTCACTTGAAATTTACTGCTTCAGTACTGTTTGcttcattaaaacaaataatcttCTGCTCTAGTATTTCTGtagtattttcaaaatattattgtCATAATACTTGTCCCAAAATCCTTCAGTATTACTTGAGTTTTCTCATATTATTACTTAAGTACATTCTAAGTACTTTTTCACCTGGGAGTACTGGAACTAGGTCACTTGAACTATCTGCCAACTGTGGTAAATATACGCCAACGAAGTTATCATTCgaaatgaaacgaataaattGTGGTCAACATGTCAATAGTAAAAAATGGGGAGCTTACAAGTTTTCACATTATACGACACATCAACTTGTCttgtttttcgcttttttaaggttttaaactaccgctagatggcgttttgaagaaactggatttttttgaaaaattgttaataaCTACCGCAAGATAGAGAGCTGCCGTTCACAATGTTATTTGCTTCAAAGGTTTTTGCGCTTCTCCATCCGAGCCACCAACGACTTGGGTGAGTGGAGTGTAGATTGCGCCCTGCGGACGAATGACCAAGTTAAGACGTATTTCTCGGAGGAAAATCCCGTTAGGAGCACCGCCAAGGCGGGGCCGTAACGTCTGCCAACTCGCTGGCCGCACTCCAGTTCATCTGATCTGAACGTGACA containing:
- the LOC124196698 gene encoding uncharacterized protein LOC124196698, with protein sequence MPQFGEIKKFILFLYKGQKTDILLVGQKEMFCDPYENETFISFEDSDLNINWKGVAKRGKGNIPPGEMKIRVLLSNDSKEYLESISQLFNTKKMSLDAIVKLHTENDYQIMSTNTKIEKDEATNCEDANVEGQCGESDDDKDAKDNGDMDEEDDPRELVTTDKNQNVLPINQRSAVRKRQAPSRLNLEATQINVYEDLTTSKKAKPSSKQQKEIMSIAHKTASDRILSLDQLNDSFDDATTENDVKGHSSPQGKDMLDSTLAKILVECTNTPLGKQSPVSVGRKDNSLKRADCGSSCCQEKDAIIGELKLEIKFQKDLNKTLSMQTTVLTDVRKLLLKFSSQQLISTPSQQLAPPSTSNSGNFLNYANQSSTSGDLTGHPKFVGGNCAQMPNSEMSDKMGSDSLGDTLSTIEDESDGQLYDHKSFPIPETVMRRLMKGPVTHFVSHLMDKLYTDQYLATHKMTDMGGSGVGSKRLAMNKHELQHIIDRVLDCGLVNLDGSLVNEKMVKNAISRKFNNSRAK